The Devosia sp. A16 genome includes a window with the following:
- a CDS encoding nucleoside hydrolase translates to MSASTPHRIIIDCDPGHDDMAAILLAASHPAIRIEAITTVCGNASLDNTTRNALRIVEAFGLDVPVHAGAVLPLLHRYEFPAAFHGPSGMDSAGVELPQTQRKADAIAAVEAIIAKVDANPGEITLVVIGPMTNIALALALRPDLAQKLKQIVFMGGSATEGNVTPAAEFNTWADAEAARIVFKSGARLVMFGLNLTHQTLLSRADIAEVRAAVSGDNPVADIMAFYCGTYYAFAGEDKPGAPLHDPCAVAYLIDPSIFGIEQLPGEVIIGDGPSYGQTLIDFRPQDPRHDTRVKNVGVAMTVDARKFTELVTPGLIWGARRFAKQA, encoded by the coding sequence ATGTCCGCTTCGACTCCCCACCGCATCATTATCGATTGCGACCCCGGCCACGACGACATGGCGGCGATCCTGCTCGCGGCATCGCATCCGGCGATCCGGATCGAGGCGATCACCACGGTGTGCGGGAATGCCTCGCTGGACAACACCACGCGCAATGCGCTGCGGATCGTCGAGGCGTTCGGGCTCGACGTGCCGGTGCATGCCGGCGCCGTGCTGCCGCTGCTGCATCGCTACGAGTTCCCGGCGGCCTTCCATGGCCCGTCGGGCATGGACAGCGCCGGGGTCGAGCTACCGCAGACCCAGCGGAAGGCCGATGCGATCGCTGCTGTCGAGGCGATCATCGCCAAGGTCGACGCCAACCCAGGCGAGATCACGCTGGTGGTGATCGGGCCGATGACCAATATCGCGCTGGCGCTGGCCTTGCGGCCGGACCTGGCACAGAAGCTCAAGCAGATCGTCTTCATGGGCGGCTCTGCCACCGAGGGCAACGTCACGCCAGCGGCAGAGTTCAACACCTGGGCCGATGCGGAGGCAGCGCGGATCGTCTTCAAGTCGGGCGCCAGACTGGTGATGTTCGGGTTGAACCTGACGCACCAGACGCTGCTCAGCCGCGCCGACATCGCCGAAGTGCGCGCCGCGGTCAGTGGCGACAATCCGGTGGCCGATATCATGGCGTTCTATTGCGGCACCTATTACGCCTTTGCCGGCGAGGACAAGCCGGGCGCGCCGCTGCACGATCCCTGCGCGGTGGCCTACCTGATCGACCCGTCGATTTTCGGTATCGAGCAGTTGCCGGGCGAGGTGATCATCGGCGACGGCCCGAGCTATGGGCAGACGCTGATCGATTTCCGCCCGCAGGACCCCAGGCACGATACCCGCGTCAAGAATGTCGGCGTCGCCATGACGGTCGATGCACGCAAGTTCACCGAACTGGTAACCCCCGGCCTCATCTGGGGCGCCAGGCGGTTTGCCAAACAGGCCTAG
- a CDS encoding LysR family transcriptional regulator, translated as MVETGHLLNALRAFEAAARLGSVRKAAQDLRVTDGAVSRQIKHLEDALGVELFERGNRSIRLTPAAAEYAATISEAFASIARGTEQLRHAHNRQTIMLTAPDAFLLRWLVPRLQSLEALLDGTSVRLTTWSREINPADRSIDIYIGVGPVPEIAGMTVAVVAPETFGPVVSPMLMKGREDDLDYLWSLPRLDTVWPPDMWSNWAREAGVTLQPREFVSYDLLFYTLQAAEAGLGVTIGPGPAVSDAIRQGRMLAPLGLVTRPGSWYLAWRNDRSIRVMNLVKRWFEREFAE; from the coding sequence ATGGTTGAGACCGGTCACCTGCTGAACGCCCTGCGCGCCTTCGAGGCGGCGGCCCGGCTCGGCAGCGTCAGGAAGGCGGCGCAGGACCTCCGCGTCACCGATGGCGCGGTGAGCCGGCAGATCAAGCATCTCGAGGACGCGCTGGGGGTCGAACTGTTCGAGCGCGGCAACCGCTCGATCCGCCTCACGCCAGCGGCGGCCGAGTATGCGGCGACCATTTCGGAGGCCTTCGCCTCGATCGCGCGCGGCACCGAGCAGCTGCGCCACGCCCATAACCGCCAGACCATCATGCTGACGGCGCCCGATGCGTTCCTGCTGCGCTGGCTGGTGCCGCGGCTGCAGAGCCTCGAGGCGTTGCTCGACGGCACCTCGGTGCGCCTCACCACCTGGAGCCGCGAGATCAACCCGGCGGACCGCTCCATCGACATTTACATCGGGGTCGGCCCGGTGCCCGAGATTGCCGGCATGACCGTCGCCGTGGTCGCTCCCGAGACCTTCGGCCCGGTGGTCAGCCCCATGCTGATGAAGGGCCGCGAGGACGACCTGGACTACCTGTGGAGCCTGCCGCGCCTCGATACCGTCTGGCCGCCCGACATGTGGTCCAACTGGGCGCGCGAAGCCGGCGTGACGCTCCAGCCGCGCGAGTTCGTCTCCTACGACCTTCTGTTCTACACCCTGCAGGCCGCCGAGGCCGGCCTCGGCGTCACCATCGGTCCCGGCCCGGCGGTTTCCGACGCTATCAGGCAGGGCCGCATGCTGGCGCCGCTTGGCCTCGTCACCCGCCCCGGCTCCTGGTACCTCGCCTGGCGCAACGACCGCTCGATCCGCGTCATGAACCTGGTCAAGCGCTGGTTCGAACGCGAATTCGCCGAGTGA
- a CDS encoding glucose 1-dehydrogenase, which translates to MTDLPSYDLTGKTALVTGAARGLGRAIALALANAGADVALGLRDKASGAELGAEIEALGRRVVPLQMDVMDLPQAYTAVDAAIAAFGQLDILVNNVGGGTEGPLEDFTEDEFDLTINLNVKASFFIAQRVARHMIARGKGGAIVNMSSQAGFIALPGEGIYCLSKAAVAHMTKCMAIEWGKYGITVNAVAPTFIETDGTAEALGRPGFRDDVVERIAALHRIGQPREVSGAVAFLASPAASLITGQTLIIDGGWTSR; encoded by the coding sequence ATGACCGACCTGCCCAGTTACGATCTCACCGGCAAGACCGCCCTGGTCACCGGCGCTGCCCGCGGCCTCGGCCGCGCCATTGCGCTGGCTCTCGCCAATGCCGGCGCCGATGTTGCGCTGGGCCTGCGCGACAAGGCCTCCGGCGCTGAGCTGGGCGCCGAGATCGAAGCGCTCGGCCGCCGCGTCGTGCCGCTGCAGATGGATGTAATGGACCTGCCGCAGGCCTACACCGCGGTCGACGCAGCGATCGCCGCGTTCGGCCAGCTCGACATCCTCGTCAACAATGTCGGCGGCGGCACCGAGGGGCCGCTCGAGGATTTCACCGAAGACGAGTTCGACCTCACCATCAATCTCAACGTCAAGGCGAGCTTCTTCATCGCCCAGCGCGTCGCGCGCCACATGATCGCCCGCGGCAAGGGCGGCGCCATCGTCAACATGAGTTCGCAGGCCGGCTTCATCGCATTGCCCGGCGAAGGCATCTATTGTCTCTCCAAGGCGGCCGTCGCCCATATGACCAAGTGCATGGCCATCGAGTGGGGCAAATACGGCATTACCGTCAACGCCGTGGCGCCCACCTTCATCGAGACCGACGGCACCGCCGAAGCCCTGGGCCGCCCTGGCTTCCGCGACGACGTGGTCGAACGTATCGCCGCGCTGCACCGGATCGGCCAGCCCCGCGAGGTCTCCGGCGCCGTCGCCTTCCTCGCTTCGCCGGCCGCCTCGCTGATCACTGGGCAGACCCTGATCATCGATGGCGGCTGGACCTCGCGCTGA
- a CDS encoding HD domain-containing phosphohydrolase — translation MRVLIVDDSRSSLAFIGHVIGALDNIDIVACLLPSQALAHAAASQFDLVLVDHVMPEMDGVELTRRLRAEEAYRLVPIVMVTSDNAPALRVRAIAAGATDFVNKPFDSTELQARVRNLLALRQSQIELADRAAWLAREVELATRHLVESEEEIIWRLARAIEYRDGDTGEHVSRVAQVSSMIAAAIGLGPERCRMIYLAAPLHDIGKIGIADAILSKPGKLTPEELRIMRTHVSIGARILEHGSSEVIRTAELIAQSHHERWDGAGYPDRLSGTDIPIEARVVAIADVFDALCSERPYKRAWPIEEARREIVSLSGTHFDPACVAAFELRWPEILALMTAIPQDTRLAG, via the coding sequence GTGCGTGTGCTTATCGTCGATGACTCGCGATCCAGCCTGGCCTTCATCGGCCATGTGATCGGTGCGCTCGACAACATCGACATCGTCGCCTGTCTGCTGCCGAGCCAGGCCCTGGCGCATGCCGCCGCCAGCCAGTTCGATCTGGTGCTGGTCGATCACGTCATGCCCGAGATGGACGGCGTCGAGCTGACCCGGCGCCTGCGCGCCGAGGAGGCCTACCGGCTGGTGCCCATCGTCATGGTCACCTCGGACAACGCCCCGGCACTGCGGGTGCGCGCCATCGCCGCCGGCGCTACCGACTTCGTCAACAAGCCGTTCGACTCCACCGAGCTGCAGGCGCGCGTCCGGAACCTCCTGGCTTTGCGGCAGTCGCAGATCGAACTCGCCGATCGCGCCGCCTGGCTGGCGCGCGAGGTGGAGCTGGCCACCCGCCACCTGGTCGAGAGCGAGGAAGAGATCATCTGGCGCCTGGCTCGCGCCATCGAGTATCGCGACGGCGATACCGGCGAGCATGTTTCGCGCGTCGCCCAGGTCTCCTCGATGATCGCCGCCGCGATCGGCCTCGGCCCCGAGCGCTGCCGCATGATCTACCTCGCGGCGCCGCTGCACGATATCGGCAAGATCGGCATCGCCGACGCCATCCTGAGTAAGCCCGGCAAGCTCACGCCGGAAGAGTTGCGCATCATGCGCACCCATGTCTCGATCGGCGCCCGCATCCTCGAACATGGCTCGTCGGAGGTCATCCGCACCGCCGAACTGATCGCTCAGAGCCACCATGAGCGCTGGGACGGCGCCGGCTATCCCGACCGCCTCTCGGGCACCGATATCCCGATCGAGGCGCGCGTCGTCGCCATTGCCGACGTGTTCGACGCCCTCTGCTCGGAGCGCCCCTACAAGCGCGCCTGGCCGATCGAGGAGGCGCGTCGCGAGATCGTCTCGCTGTCCGGCACGCATTTCGACCCAGCCTGCGTGGCCGCCTTCGAACTGCGCTGGCCGGAAATCCTGGCGCTGATGACGGCCATCCCCCAGGATACCCGCCTCGCGGGCTGA
- a CDS encoding STAS domain-containing protein, producing MSRPSAHPLHLSGDLSLRNISELRTQLLQALAEHPGIDLTTAAVESVDVATLQLLVAATRSAVADGRTLSLAADAATPMGRALVRAGFFTGAGRPLVPTLSTWTLTPRRHEQDHPHHRRFRLHPADGGYDAEERRPDRIGGRQRARRL from the coding sequence ATGTCGCGACCATCAGCGCACCCGCTCCACTTGAGCGGGGACCTTTCCCTACGCAATATTTCCGAGCTGCGTACTCAGCTCTTGCAAGCTTTGGCCGAGCATCCGGGCATCGACCTCACCACGGCCGCGGTCGAGAGCGTCGACGTCGCCACGCTGCAATTGCTGGTCGCGGCGACCCGGAGTGCCGTCGCCGACGGCCGCACCCTCAGCCTTGCCGCCGATGCCGCCACGCCGATGGGCCGCGCCCTGGTGCGTGCCGGCTTTTTCACCGGCGCCGGCCGGCCATTGGTGCCCACCCTTTCCACCTGGACCCTGACCCCGAGGCGGCATGAGCAAGACCATCCTCACCATCGACGATTCCGCCTCCATCCGGCAGATGGTGGCTATGACGCTGAAGAGCGCCGGCCTGACCGTATTGGAGGCCGGCAACGGGCTCGAAGGCTATGA
- a CDS encoding response regulator: MSKTILTIDDSASIRQMVAMTLKSAGLTVLEAGNGLEGYEKATTETVHAVVTDLNMPVMNGLEFLKKFRQHPAGKGVPVILLTTESDEELKRQAREAGATGWIVKPFKQDQLLAVIRKVTGA, encoded by the coding sequence ATGAGCAAGACCATCCTCACCATCGACGATTCCGCCTCCATCCGGCAGATGGTGGCTATGACGCTGAAGAGCGCCGGCCTGACCGTATTGGAGGCCGGCAACGGGCTCGAAGGCTATGAGAAGGCCACCACCGAGACGGTGCATGCGGTGGTGACCGACCTCAACATGCCGGTCATGAACGGACTGGAGTTTCTGAAGAAGTTCCGCCAGCACCCCGCCGGCAAGGGCGTCCCGGTGATCCTGTTGACCACCGAGTCCGACGAGGAGCTGAAGCGCCAGGCCCGCGAGGCCGGCGCCACCGGCTGGATCGTCAAGCCGTTCAAGCAGGATCAGTTGCTGGCGGTGATCAGGAAGGTGACCGGCGCATGA
- a CDS encoding chemotaxis protein CheA encodes MSSDPADTFRQEARELLEQLEQGLLDLEQNPGDADLVNSAFRALHTIKGSGAMFGFTDVAAFVHEFETAFDRVRKGLSPITSELVAVALDAKDHVHHLIETPDAETDAGEAILAALRSIVEPDRFPAAPMVASATVAANVAPQPTGRWRIRFKLPEDALLHGTNPLLLLGEIADLGPAEVTALVDSVPTLDVLDPEACHLGWQVDLTHPDPTAALDDVFLFLKDGMELSIEPLAQATEPALSPVLDILAEDALSAVELNEPIAEAAPARGQKEAKDARAETAERASTSLRVPAERLDELMDRVGELVIAQARLSQMAAQSSDGNLKTIAEELERLSSGLRDTTMGIRMVPIGSLFSRFRRLVHDLSRDLDKEIEFITSGEETELDKTMIERLADPLVHLIRNSVDHGLETAEQRIKAGKPVKGTVRLSAVYAGAEVAISVTDDGAGLNAARIRAKAEEQGLLTPESRIADHDLFQLIFAPGFSTAKEVTSLSGRGVGMDVVKRTIDGLRGKIELGTRPGEGTTATLRLPLTLAIIEGMLVRVGNGRYSIPLSAVEECVELPADVATHSRGRNFLDIRGSLVPFLRLRDLFSTPGEPETYQKVVIISSGEGRAGLVVDQIIGNNQTVIKQLSKLHADLETFSGATILGDGTVALILDTSRLVSFGQAHEEKYRNTEGRAAA; translated from the coding sequence ATGAGCTCCGATCCCGCCGATACCTTCCGGCAGGAAGCGCGCGAGCTGCTCGAGCAGCTCGAGCAGGGACTGCTCGACCTGGAACAGAACCCTGGCGACGCCGACCTGGTCAACTCCGCCTTCCGGGCGCTGCATACCATCAAGGGGTCTGGCGCGATGTTCGGTTTCACCGATGTCGCGGCGTTCGTGCACGAGTTCGAGACTGCCTTCGACAGGGTTCGCAAGGGCCTGTCGCCGATCACTTCCGAGCTGGTCGCCGTAGCGCTCGACGCCAAGGACCACGTGCATCACCTGATCGAGACGCCCGACGCCGAAACCGATGCCGGCGAGGCGATTCTGGCAGCGCTGCGTTCGATCGTCGAGCCCGATCGCTTTCCCGCCGCGCCAATGGTGGCGAGCGCCACTGTCGCCGCCAATGTCGCGCCGCAACCGACCGGCCGCTGGCGCATCCGCTTCAAGCTGCCTGAGGACGCGCTGCTCCACGGCACCAATCCGCTGCTGCTGCTCGGCGAAATCGCCGATCTGGGCCCCGCGGAGGTGACGGCGCTGGTCGACAGCGTTCCCACGCTCGATGTGCTCGACCCCGAGGCTTGTCACCTCGGCTGGCAGGTAGACCTCACCCATCCCGACCCGACCGCGGCGCTCGACGACGTCTTCCTGTTCCTCAAGGACGGCATGGAGCTGTCGATCGAGCCGCTTGCCCAGGCGACCGAGCCCGCACTCTCGCCGGTGCTCGACATCCTTGCAGAGGATGCTCTCTCCGCCGTCGAACTGAACGAGCCGATCGCCGAAGCCGCTCCGGCCCGGGGCCAGAAGGAAGCGAAGGACGCCAGGGCCGAAACCGCCGAGCGGGCTTCGACCTCGCTGCGTGTCCCGGCCGAACGGCTGGACGAGCTGATGGATCGGGTGGGCGAACTGGTCATTGCCCAGGCCCGCCTGTCGCAGATGGCGGCGCAGAGTTCCGACGGCAACCTGAAGACTATCGCGGAGGAACTGGAGCGCCTGAGCTCGGGGCTGCGCGACACCACCATGGGCATCCGCATGGTGCCGATCGGCTCGCTGTTCTCGCGCTTCCGGCGGCTGGTGCACGACCTCAGCCGCGATCTCGACAAGGAGATCGAGTTCATCACCTCGGGCGAAGAGACCGAGCTCGACAAGACCATGATCGAGCGGCTGGCCGACCCGCTGGTCCACCTGATCCGCAACTCGGTCGACCATGGTCTCGAGACCGCCGAGCAGCGCATCAAGGCGGGCAAGCCGGTGAAGGGCACGGTTCGCCTGTCCGCCGTCTATGCCGGCGCCGAGGTGGCGATCTCGGTCACCGACGATGGCGCCGGCCTCAACGCCGCGCGCATCCGGGCCAAGGCGGAAGAGCAGGGGCTGCTGACGCCGGAGTCCCGCATTGCCGATCACGACCTGTTCCAGCTGATCTTCGCTCCGGGGTTCTCGACGGCGAAGGAAGTCACCTCGCTGAGCGGCCGTGGCGTCGGCATGGATGTGGTCAAGCGCACCATCGACGGCTTGCGCGGCAAGATCGAACTCGGCACCAGGCCGGGCGAGGGCACCACGGCGACGCTGCGCCTGCCGCTGACCCTCGCCATCATCGAGGGCATGCTGGTGCGCGTCGGCAATGGCCGCTACTCGATCCCGCTGTCGGCGGTCGAGGAGTGCGTCGAGCTGCCGGCGGACGTCGCGACCCATTCGCGCGGTCGCAATTTTCTCGATATCCGCGGCAGCCTCGTGCCGTTCCTGCGCCTGCGCGACCTGTTCAGCACTCCCGGCGAGCCCGAGACTTACCAGAAGGTGGTGATCATCTCGTCGGGCGAGGGGCGGGCCGGCCTGGTGGTCGATCAGATCATCGGCAACAACCAGACCGTCATCAAGCAGCTGAGCAAGCTGCATGCCGACCTCGAGACTTTCTCGGGCGCCACCATTCTGGGCGACGGTACCGTGGCGCTGATCCTCGATACCTCGCGGCTGGTCTCGTTCGGCCAAGCGCACGAGGAGAAGTATCGCAACACCGAGGGGAGGGCCGCGGCATGA
- a CDS encoding chemotaxis protein CheW, which translates to MTAFTEPMRALTLRLDGELFAIEAQSVREILDLVPVTAVPNASPFAAGLINVRGRVVPLADLKVAFGMQGAEPDQDTRIVVIETEIEGEPSVVGVLADKVYDVTDIEPAAIEEAPRVGMRWRPDYVRGIGKRRGDFIIIPDIHRIFELEGRRSGSPLPAEERAAS; encoded by the coding sequence ATGACCGCGTTCACCGAGCCGATGCGCGCGTTGACGCTCAGGCTCGACGGCGAACTGTTCGCCATCGAGGCGCAGAGCGTACGCGAGATCCTGGATCTGGTGCCGGTCACCGCAGTGCCCAACGCCTCGCCGTTCGCCGCAGGCCTGATCAATGTACGCGGCCGCGTCGTGCCGCTGGCCGATCTCAAGGTGGCTTTCGGCATGCAGGGCGCCGAGCCCGACCAGGATACCCGCATCGTGGTCATCGAAACCGAGATCGAGGGTGAGCCGAGCGTCGTCGGTGTGCTCGCCGACAAGGTCTACGACGTGACCGATATCGAACCCGCCGCCATCGAGGAGGCGCCGCGCGTCGGCATGCGCTGGCGGCCCGACTACGTGCGCGGCATCGGCAAGCGTCGGGGCGATTTCATCATCATCCCCGACATCCATCGCATTTTCGAACTCGAGGGCCGCAGAAGCGGCTCGCCTCTCCCAGCAGAAGAAAGGGCCGCATCGTGA
- a CDS encoding HAMP domain-containing methyl-accepting chemotaxis protein: protein MRLTIKAKLAAVFGTVIVMSGISMLIALQNLDKLNQSLDTIVNVRSANTITMQQLQTHLESLGSRIRAMIITDDPVVIEDYASKIAAEYGQMDQLFTQLEGNTADEQVKALLPEFSAKMALYRTEMTKAMDLAGLNTDTAALAVTTTDGSGTLGAVEDSMNALTRALANRVSAGDLSAFPAFKAASEAYLTLTDVFRQQRNVLLASTLPEKQDEWFADYKTGVASLAELFPTLERIVPAGEANLVTTAREAYAAMVVAMDKAVNISVERGDYNATQASDTAAVARRQANDVLTAMIDRNKEILNAADDEARQLYESSMTLLIGLLVGSAAIAILAALWIVLSISRSLRAALGLANAVAAGDLNAEARVKSNDEIKDVIDALNLMTQKLREVVSEVTAAARNVASGSQELSATAEQLSQGATEQASSTEEASASMEEMAATIKQSADNAQQTEKIARQSAADANASGEAVGNAVTAMQTIAEKIMVVQEIARQTDLLALNAAVEAARAGEHGRGFAVVASEVRKLAERSQAAAAEISTLSGDTVKAARSAGDMLSKLVPDIRRTAELVEEITAGAREQNAGAAQINTAIQQLDKVTQQNTSAAEEMSATSEELASQAEQLQSAISYFRIDQSQQPRVELAANDRAPQRARRSAQLQEEILGKAPHLTRRKGTARPAGGGFELELDDMGDDLDAEFSRRGAA, encoded by the coding sequence GTGAGGCTAACTATCAAGGCGAAGCTGGCGGCAGTCTTCGGCACCGTCATCGTGATGTCGGGCATCAGCATGCTGATCGCCCTGCAGAACCTCGACAAGTTGAACCAGTCGCTGGACACCATCGTCAACGTCCGCTCGGCCAACACCATCACCATGCAGCAGCTGCAGACGCATCTCGAGAGTCTCGGCTCGCGTATCCGCGCCATGATCATCACCGACGATCCGGTGGTCATCGAGGACTACGCCAGCAAGATCGCTGCCGAGTATGGGCAGATGGATCAGTTGTTCACCCAGCTTGAGGGCAACACGGCCGACGAGCAAGTCAAGGCGCTGTTGCCGGAGTTTTCGGCCAAGATGGCGCTCTATCGCACCGAGATGACCAAGGCGATGGACCTCGCCGGGCTCAACACCGACACCGCTGCCCTCGCCGTCACCACCACCGACGGCAGCGGCACGCTTGGTGCGGTCGAGGACAGCATGAACGCGCTGACCCGGGCTCTCGCCAACCGCGTCAGCGCCGGCGACCTCTCGGCTTTTCCGGCCTTCAAGGCCGCCTCCGAGGCCTATCTGACCCTCACCGACGTGTTTCGTCAGCAGCGCAACGTGCTGCTCGCTTCGACCCTGCCGGAAAAGCAGGACGAATGGTTCGCCGACTACAAGACCGGCGTCGCCAGCCTCGCCGAGCTCTTCCCGACACTGGAGCGCATCGTGCCCGCCGGCGAGGCAAACCTCGTGACTACGGCGCGCGAGGCCTATGCCGCCATGGTGGTCGCCATGGACAAGGCGGTGAATATCTCGGTCGAGCGCGGCGACTACAACGCAACGCAGGCGTCCGACACCGCCGCAGTGGCGCGTCGCCAAGCCAATGACGTGCTGACGGCCATGATCGATCGCAACAAGGAAATCCTCAACGCCGCCGATGATGAGGCGAGGCAGCTCTACGAAAGCTCGATGACGTTGCTGATCGGGCTGCTTGTCGGCTCGGCCGCGATCGCCATCCTCGCGGCGCTGTGGATCGTGCTGTCGATCTCGCGATCGCTCCGCGCGGCGCTTGGTCTCGCCAACGCCGTCGCCGCTGGCGATCTCAACGCCGAGGCCAGGGTCAAGTCGAACGACGAGATCAAGGATGTGATCGACGCGCTGAACCTGATGACGCAGAAACTGCGCGAAGTGGTCAGCGAGGTCACTGCTGCGGCGCGCAACGTGGCGTCCGGCAGCCAGGAGCTGTCGGCCACCGCCGAGCAGTTGAGCCAGGGCGCCACCGAACAGGCTTCCTCGACCGAAGAGGCGTCCGCCTCGATGGAAGAGATGGCCGCGACCATCAAGCAGTCGGCCGATAATGCCCAGCAGACTGAGAAGATCGCTCGCCAGTCGGCAGCCGATGCCAATGCTTCGGGAGAGGCCGTCGGCAACGCCGTCACCGCCATGCAGACCATCGCCGAAAAGATCATGGTGGTGCAGGAGATCGCCCGCCAGACCGACCTCCTGGCGCTCAATGCGGCGGTGGAAGCGGCGCGCGCCGGCGAGCATGGCCGCGGCTTTGCCGTGGTGGCCTCGGAAGTGCGCAAGCTCGCCGAACGCAGCCAGGCGGCCGCCGCCGAGATCTCCACCCTGTCGGGCGACACTGTGAAGGCGGCCCGCTCGGCGGGTGACATGCTGAGCAAGTTGGTGCCCGACATCCGCCGCACCGCCGAGCTGGTCGAGGAGATCACTGCCGGCGCCCGCGAGCAGAACGCCGGGGCCGCCCAGATCAACACCGCCATCCAGCAGCTCGACAAGGTCACCCAGCAGAACACCTCGGCTGCCGAAGAGATGTCGGCGACCTCCGAGGAACTGGCCAGCCAGGCCGAGCAGCTGCAGAGCGCCATCAGCTACTTCCGCATCGACCAGAGCCAGCAGCCGCGGGTCGAGCTGGCGGCCAACGATCGCGCCCCGCAGCGCGCTCGTCGCAGCGCCCAGTTGCAGGAGGAGATCCTCGGCAAGGCGCCGCACCTGACGCGCAGGAAGGGAACGGCCCGGCCGGCCGGCGGTGGCTTCGAACTCGAGCTCGATGACATGGGCGACGACCTCGATGCCGAATTCTCACGCCGCGGAGCAGCCTGA